Proteins encoded by one window of Vicinamibacterales bacterium:
- a CDS encoding BamA/TamA family outer membrane protein, protein MRTLGLLTIGSVLATSVLVGPAAAQSAPEPATRAAEIAAAQSEKAQALEPYEPTRGEALVIKAEEFLNNTFRYWHPYLTPAYQGGGFAPGAGYTFYTSPYTTLDLRGSYSIRAYKRAEAVFSAPRLLSRRASLEIAGGWREATQVAFFGLGSDSRKDDRTNFGFEQPYASASFTVRPARKVLTLEAGAEWTQWKTRAASGGRSPSIETRYTADDLPGLGADVTYLHAQGKVALDWRPEPGYARRGTYLGVTAHEYRDTDNRYGFRQMDYDVVQHVPILREAWVVSLHGQLTQTDAKHGQDVPYFLRPWLGGGTTIRGINSFRYRDRNALLLQAEWRIMVNRFMDTAVFYDAGQVAAKVGQFGTRSMAGSYGFGVRVHTLVNTAMRIDLAKSREGFAVVFASGAAF, encoded by the coding sequence ATGCGAACGTTGGGTCTCCTCACCATCGGCTCCGTGCTCGCCACCAGCGTGCTCGTGGGTCCGGCCGCGGCGCAGTCGGCGCCGGAGCCCGCCACACGAGCAGCCGAGATCGCGGCCGCCCAGAGCGAGAAAGCCCAGGCGCTCGAGCCCTACGAGCCGACCAGGGGCGAGGCGCTCGTCATCAAGGCCGAGGAGTTCCTGAACAACACGTTCCGCTACTGGCACCCGTACCTCACGCCGGCGTACCAGGGCGGCGGATTCGCCCCCGGCGCCGGGTACACGTTCTACACGAGCCCCTACACCACGCTGGACCTCCGGGGCAGCTACTCCATCCGGGCCTACAAGCGGGCGGAGGCCGTGTTCTCGGCACCCCGCCTGCTCAGCCGGCGTGCGTCGCTCGAGATCGCGGGTGGCTGGCGCGAGGCCACGCAGGTGGCCTTCTTCGGCCTGGGCAGCGACAGCCGGAAGGACGACCGCACCAACTTCGGGTTCGAGCAGCCGTACGCGTCGGCCTCCTTCACCGTCAGGCCGGCCCGTAAGGTGCTGACGCTCGAGGCCGGCGCCGAGTGGACCCAGTGGAAGACCCGGGCGGCCAGCGGCGGCCGGTCGCCGTCCATCGAGACGCGATACACCGCCGACGACCTGCCTGGCCTCGGCGCCGACGTGACCTACCTGCACGCGCAGGGGAAGGTGGCCCTCGACTGGCGGCCCGAACCCGGCTACGCCAGGCGCGGCACCTACCTCGGCGTCACGGCGCACGAGTACCGCGACACCGACAACCGCTACGGGTTCCGCCAGATGGACTACGACGTGGTGCAGCACGTGCCGATCCTGCGGGAGGCCTGGGTCGTCTCGCTCCACGGCCAGCTCACGCAGACCGACGCCAAGCACGGGCAGGACGTGCCCTACTTCCTGCGGCCGTGGCTCGGGGGAGGCACGACCATCCGCGGCATCAACAGCTTCCGCTATCGCGACAGGAACGCGCTGCTGCTGCAGGCGGAGTGGCGGATCATGGTCAACCGGTTCATGGACACCGCGGTCTTCTACGACGCGGGGCAGGTGGCGGCGAAGGTGGGGCAGTTCGGCACGCGATCGATGGCGGGCTCGTACGGCTTCGGTGTCCGCGTCCACACGCTGGTCAACACGGCGATGCGGATCGACCTGGCGAAGAGCCGCGAAGGCTTCGCCGTCGTCTTCGCCTCCGGCGCGGCGTTCTGA